The following DNA comes from Dermacentor andersoni chromosome 2, qqDerAnde1_hic_scaffold, whole genome shotgun sequence.
aaatgctgttatcaatttttttttaatgaaatgaaATAAGCATCTTGTATATGGGGTTTAAAGTTCCTGCTGTTACAGATATGAATATACAATTTCTAAGTATtacgcaaagaaaagaaaaagaaaaagaacaccgcACCATGCGCACCCACATATCTCCGCTCCCCCCTTGCGAGCGCGAAAAGTCGGTGCGAaccctctccactttcctcccttgctcGCGCGCGAAGACGCCGCCGTAcctccaccatccttctcggcgcaccctcgcatgctttccctcgcaACTACAGCACGCAGCGCGCCCGGggcgatcttatcgcacttggtctttacacagaacctcacggcaacggtgGAATACTTGGAGTGTCCGTATCTCAATAAAAGAAACGTCTAGTCTTGCGGTACTGGTAATTTGTACGTGACATACCAAAGTAAAACCGTGAGTGGACGCTTGGGAAGACAGAATAGACGCCAAAGCAAAAGACGGTGGCAACGCCACATTGAACTTCCTGCACGAGGTCCTATGAGGTCATGGACTTGGATAATGACTGCTGATGATTTGTTAACTTTTGAACGACGAAGAATGGGTAGATAGCATACGAGAGGAACTAAGTACTCAATCTGGCAAGTCTTAACATACTTTTATATATGTGGCGTTATAGAGCCGTGCCGCTGTCGCGCACTGGGTGTAATATCTAAAATAGAAATATTGACCTTCGTTTTCTGCACTAGTTATCCACCCTATTAAGCGTAATAAATGCAAAAAAGCGAAATTTCAATTCTTGATAAGTCATTAATTTTAATAAAAGCAAGTCTTGAACTGGAGTTGAAGAGTGTTGATTGATGCTACAGGGTAAGCCAATACGGTGTGTCCTGTACAACACCCAAGAAACTGACCTTTCATTAAAAAATTACAGATCGGTCATTGAACATGTCGTGCTACACATTGCAACACCCCACCACGGCCTGCAGATCTTCGCAGCAACTTGTACAGGCTACAGCGTTCAACCCATTTCGTGGCGTGCTCGTACCTCGAGCGCCTTCTCGAGGAATCCAGTCTTGAGAGTGTACGGCGTCGGCGGCGAGCGGAGCCGCATGACGTCGGCCACGCTATCGATGCGTGCCGCGGGCGTCTGCACCACCAGGCTGCCCTTGACGCTTCCGTTGACCAGGTTGCCCAGAAGTACGCTGGCCAGCGACCAGCCCAAGAAGACCAGCCGGACGCTCACACGGCGAAGGTCCATGGTCGTGCCTGCAATGCAGCACAATATACACTAGGGatcaaaaatatatattttgcaTTTGTCTCCCACGAGCGAAGCAACCAGCATGTTGGTACCGCTTTATGCCAGCCTAGGCCAATAGTATCTTGAACACACTCTGCCATTTTACTTTATTCACACCGCATAGCCGTGCACGCAACGTTCGCATTCCAATAATGTTTCAAAAGGAAACTCGTATATATCTACCAGTATGTGAAAGTATGCGCGTGCTGGTGAGATAAATTTTAAAGACAGGTGGATAGGCTAGTAGAGCTAAATGATTGGCATCCTACTGCCCGATATATGGAACAAGAGATCAaaggtagagagaaaaaaaaattaccgacgattactataccccttaatgcgaaatttgagcgcagctctgtgcgtgctttcatttcgcggtatattggctGACGTGGACAATCTGCCCCGTGCGtcacgttccaaacggagcgaactgtggcgcgactgcctcgctaatcgggacatCGCGACAggtagcgcgtgggtgacgcgtaggcgcgatttacagcagccgccgcagaccaacaccacctagatagcacaaggcctcttCACTCTCATCCGTGATGTAATACTACTggtccgactgccatagaatctaatgggtaTGCTCCTGAGTAAGccgcagtgattttgacgtcaccgctttcgtcacgccgagcTTGGCAAAAGGAAATTTCCAGCcaatagcatgacgtcatggatcggagtgagcAGGCCTTGTGCCATAGGTGGTGTTGCGCAGACCGGCCCTCATCTCATGCACCGCTTtgatgaacagacgacgcgcgctactctggcgccacctcgtagccatcgtcgccgcagagtccGTCTTGTGCGGTACTACGCCTTTCTTGTCGCGCTTTCGCCAtccctcctccttcgctttccacctcatggttccgctcCACCCTATTCCTTCGCTCTCCTCTtagctatcgccgtctttcatctcccgctgctctccgcgttcgccttcatccttcgctgtgctcgttcgctcgcctACGAGGTATgacgctgacgctcgccgcagaagcGGGGgccgaagagctgcgctctaaaatgcacgCGCATCCACTCGCACGAAAACTCGGAAAGGGGCAGGAGTGAGCACCATGAGATTAACAAAGTTAAATGTGCAGCTTTATGGCACCATCAATATACAAAATTACTATCTAGTTAATATCTGCCAGTGTGACAGGTAAGTAAAGCACCTGCGACCTCGTACTTTGAAGCACGACGCTACATGTTGACTGAGTAACCGCAGCCGGCTTCTTCGAGTAAGCGGGAGCGGTCGCTTGTTGAGAGGTTCGCGTGTACATTGTCCAGTGCGTACAGGCTGCGACAGCACGAGTTGAAAGTGACCGCATCATTTACCTTCCATCAGAAGAACCTGGAGGTAAGAGAACAGCTGGCTGGTGAACGTCTTGCGCGATCTTCTGCCAGCCAGGGAAGGTTGGAAGCTGTATAGCAGCGTAGTCACCATGGTGGTGATGATCCACGCAACGAGTATGGCGAGCCACACCTGGGGCGAACAGCACCACGCAGATTCGCTGACCCTCAGTACGTTTTTATCACGCAGAATTGAAAAATCTGTCTAAAGGAAACATTTATCACTTTTGTCAACACTGAGCGAACAGAGGTTGGAGTTAAGATTTCGACAAGAGGACGTTCTTCGTCAGGGTAAGAACTACTTTCAGTGCAGCGTTGATATGGATCGCCGAAAAAATAGTGTCAAGTGCGTTTGGGCTCATTTTTCAGTGCGGCTTCGGTACCGCTTTTCTGTTATCGCCTAATGGCGCTACAGCTTTATCTGATCGTGCGTGTGTCTTGAACGGTCTCGTGCATTGACACGTGCTTGTGTCCATTTCTGCCCGTCGACCGTGCCGCCGTCGCGGCCACGTGATAATGAaaacttaatgagagcagcattccgggcaagttggtaatccatttcttaaatgatattgcgcgacaaaaaaacgacacggacgtgagagaagacgacacaccaagcgctcggtgtgtcgtcttctctcacgtccgtgtcgttttttttttttttttttttttttttgtcgcgcaatatcatttaaacaATGAAAACACCAGGCAAGGTGCCATGGAGGGGCAGGGAGAGGCGGAAGCCTCCCCTAAAATATTTCCTGTCACCTCCATATGTGTCAGGAGGAGTGCGCACGAATCAGCTCAATCATCTCGGCGGCATCGTACTGGCCGTCGCTGGCAGCTGAACGAGAGTGCGCCTTTAATTGAAGGTGTACGGGGGCACCTGTCTCACTGAAATGACGCGGATAATAAAGCGTGATAAAGTGATTTAGCTGTTGTACAGTCTAATGACATTGTACTGTTCAGAAACAGCGGGGATTAAttgtaacaaatgattgaggacctttacCGAGAAAGtatgagagtggggttgaagattaatataccgaagacaaaggtaatgttttaTAGCCCGGCAAgcaaacaagaattcatgatcgtaAGTCAGCTTCTAGACTCGCTAAAGGGGTATGGAGACAGGTACAAACATATTCGCCGGCAAAACATTGCAAGTACACCGTACAGGCCAATGAAGGGCAGTCAGCATGCGACAACTGCTTATAAACAACCGCACAGCTTTAAGGCAGCGGCGGCGGTGCAAGTGGTGGTAGTGGCTGTGGCAAGAACGGTAAACTCAGAGTGAAGAAATATAACCAGTAAACTAGTATGCGAATATATCAATCTGCGGAAGAGACAATGGCAGAAGAAGCGGGCTAAACACAAAGTCAGAGATGCAGGATTGCCATACGGGACAGGCGTAATGGAGATGAAGCCAGCAATGTTAGCGTATCAAACATCAAGCAGGGAATTAGAAGCAAATTTTTTCTCGCGACGCAAAGTGAAGTGACCTGATTAAGGTGTCTGAGAATGCGGAGTTAATGCAGAAAACTTGCCGATAACGCCTGTTCATGCGCAACGTGCGGAAATAGCGCACGGATTATTCTGAATATTTTGTTGATATGTCGGCGTATACACCCTAAGGTAATCAGGGCGTAGTTGTCCTGCCAATGGCGTTCGGTTTTAAGTATGGCTGCTGAAAGATGAATTAACTGCGGTGGACAATAGTCAAGGATGGGTAGAATATTCGTGGTTAAAAGTCAGGGAATGAACAGAATTTCTATAGCAAAAAGAAAGTAATTTATGATTCGATTTTATATTAACGCAACTGGGAAGATGTTCATAAACAAAAGAACATAGAACAAAGGAAGAAGGCAAAGGAACAAAGGAAGATGCTTATAAAATTAATCCAATTCATGCTCCTGCCCATCTGTGTCCCCGCCGCCGGTGCGCTTGCATATAAATGGTGGTTAACGTATTGAGAAAAAAGCTTCAGAATATTCAGAATACGCGCATTTATTTGTGACTGAAGCCTTCGTAAGAACAACGCGGCATTCCGGAACGAAGCACTCACGCGCGGCTCGAAAGTGGTGGCGATGGCGAAGTCGTCGTCCACATAAAGGCGGCGCACTCCACTCAGGATGCAGACAGGGTCGTAGCGGAACACGGGAACCGCGTGGAAGTCGGCCATGACCAGCTCGTTCAGCGGGTAGGGGAAAAACAGCGTGTCCACCTCCTGCGCCCACAGTGTGCCGCAACAGTTTTGCTTTGAGCAGGGATTTATGCGCCATCTGACGCCCGATGAAAGTATTAGCCATAGGGTTGACTGACTACGTAGAAGGGTCGTAGACGGCGGCTCACGTCGATGGCAGCTACATTGTGGCAAACAAGTCATCCACTGTTCTTTCCGGAAAGGTTCCTATGAAATCTGTGAGGTCAACAGCCCTTCCTGTACAAGAAAGGAGTGCCGGAGCCCTCTCCCGCAGCCGCTGCTGGggaaaaggcgacgggagaaatgGAGGGCTGTCCTTCCCCggtgctagggtggctagaagtgGGAGGTGTAAAAACTGGCCACTCCAAACTTGCCGGGATGCACGATCCCGTCGCAGTGGTGCTGTTATCGGGGGCGCGCGGAGTGTAATAATACATACGTAGCAGACAAATGATGCAACAGAAGGTACCCGGACTGGTGTGTGCGGACGACGTTGTGCtgctagcggacaatgcaagagattcaCGGGCGCTTACGAATATGTGTGGCaccgcagcgacaaatctagacCTTAAGTTTAGctcagagaaatcgggaattaggATCCtcaatgaagagacgagtaattacgttgTGTCAACACAATAGCAAGTCATGCCCATAGTCAAGCACTATAAATACCTCGGTGCATAcaaaaacgaaggaaagacttgcTAAAGCACCCACCTAGATTATCTGAAAATAAATGGGAGGCGAAATGTAACAATACTGAGACATAGAGccctttggggccacaataaatatgaggtggtgtgTGGTGTCTGGAAAAGAGCAGTGGTGCGAGCACTAACGTTCGCAGACTCCATTCTGggcttaaaatcggatatcttgtcggggctGGAAGTTGATCAAAGATCGTTAGGCCGGTTCATTTTGGGAACGACGGCAAGACTACAGATGATGCAGTGCAAGGTGACATGGGTTGAGCTTCGCTTGTAGTCAAAGTGcaaagcaaaattagttttgaagaaagactcaggagcATAGACCAAAATAAATGGGctgctaaagtgcacaagtacctTTACCTGAAAAGAATGGACACAggatggaggaagaggtcaaatGTAGTTGGCAACCAACTACAGTGTAATTGCAAGTTTAAATAGACAACCAAGAGTCATCAGAGAGAAAATGAAACAGAAACagttaattggatgcaaagaacgAAAACAAGAGAGACCATGTAGATATACAACAATTATaaaaaattagaagggaaaattttTACGATAACACAAAGcacagtgccttgctatttgaagcTCGATCGGGTTGGCTAAGGATAGAGGcctaccggagcaaatattcgcaactatATGCAGTAAAattccggagaccactcagcacatcctaatggattgcgaaggtattcacccatTGAGACCCGTATgtaacgtgcaccttccagaagcgcttggatttaatctgtacggaagcatcaaccggtcagcattCGAGATGAGCAAGAGACATTTATAGTATTGGTGGAAAATATCAGGGAAATGAtcgatacgaccggatccgttacaggcataggtagcctTACAAGGTGGATAatttttgaggaagagaaagaaagattaaATAGATGTATGCAAACTACTACAATGAAAAGCCTATATAGCACATCGGAGTAGCTCaatcaggctaggtgactatttgtacccgccccgtttcaaaggggaatCCAGTAAatcctcatcatcatctttttctccttcctcctcctcttcttcttcttcttcttcttctgtgtgCAGTAGCTGCTCGCGGCGTCTGTGCAATTGCACTCGCGCCGCGTGTTGTTTGCTTCTGGCAGGTGCAAATTACTTTAACATTGAACAGCAATATTGCCCTTTCACGATATACGCCTATAGCAAAGCACCCCCTCCAACCGCGGCATCGGCGTTAACCATACGCAAGCAAAATAATCCAGCCATTATGCAAGCATTCTTCGATAAACTATGTCAATTTTGCAGGTGCCGCGTCTTTAGTACAATTGTTGCGAATGCAAAATGATCTCTGCATATTTTTATGTAAGTTATCGACGTAGTTCAGGAAAATAGCCCCAGGTTGTTCGAGCGGGAGGATGGTATCTTTCGCCAATAAGTTATTGCTTCATTGATCTCAAATTAGCGTACGCTAACGTGTGAGACGTTATAATGCCTCTTACTGCTGCTGTCACTGACATTATTGGGAATGATCGTGTCCATTTGTGTGCTCTCTTTATCTCAATGCACATTTGAGTGACGCCTAAGGTCATGCAGTTGTGAGCCAGTATATATTCTGAGTGTTGTAGAGAAAGTGAGATTAAACTTTGTTTCATGGGTTCCTAACAAATAACTTCATCCGCAACAGTATCCGTGACTCTATGGTGGATGGTGCCTTAAGCTATGCAAGACTTCAGCCtctatattttatatttttttcacttgctGCTTGTTTCAGTCCATTTAAGATGAAATCAATCCTTGTGATAAAATAAACTCTAACTAATTCGGTTGGTTCTGTGCAATGCTTGGCAACCAGCTTGTGGCAAACAGCTGCCTGTAGTACTTAGGCTACTTATAGAATGGGCTAAACATACGTTAGCGTGTGCTTAATACTACAACACGAATCAAGTTGTACAGTGGCTCTGACGGCAACAGCTGAAAGAAGCTTTcctgaatctctctctctctcctgaatCCCATTGCTTGATTACATCAGTAGGCACTTCCGCTGCAGCACTGTCTGTTCCTTGGCACATTGCAGGCATCCCTGCATATTGAAGAACCCTCTTTCTTGTTACGTTGCCTGCAATATAGCACACAAGGCGAGCATCGCTGCGCTGCTCTGTGTTTCAGCATACGGTCCATGGTCACTTCTGCTGCCTCCATGTGAACTGTAGCATTAGACCTTCCTGTTGAGCCACATTTCGCAGCAGAACCTCCTCTACAATGTGCACACAGCGGAGCTCTCCTGTAGAGCTCTGTCAGCGCAGGATAGCCCGCTCCCAGCTCGCAAATGGCTCTTTGCATACCGCCGCACGAAAAAGGGACACTTTTTCCGGAAACGATTTGTACATCGAATCGCACTGAGGCACAAAACAGCGTCAATaagcgttttccttttttttttttcgttttgacgAAACCTTAACAATTAAGGAGCGCTAACACGAAGGATCATTGCAAAAACTCGTGCAATGGTAACCTATAAATGTAACGACTCCGGCCTTGTCACTCTCTTCCTCGCTTTCGTTACTCGAATACTCGAACGCCTCTTGCATGTCTCGACGGCTGACCAGTCCCCGGTCCCTCGACCGCAGCGCCCTCTTTTGACCCATCGGAGGGATCGCTCAAGGCGGCACTTCCGGGCAACGGAAATGCCCCGCGCTCCTCACACCTTCCAGTTCTGGCGACCCTGCCGGTGCTCCACCGTAGCACGCAAATATTCAGACACCTCAAACCTGTCGCGAGACAGTACGTGCGTTACAAAAAAAGCTACGATACTTGGCGTCTGGTGACAAACGCGCCCCCCAACTCGTTTGCGCGAGATCACGCGGCCTTTGGGTGGTCCTCTTTGCAGCGGCAGGGAACGTCCGACCACTACCGACAACAGAAACCAATGCGAAGCAACTCAAGAAAACTatacgctttaaaaaaaaaagaagaaagacgtaTCGCAACTTCTTGGTGAGCTAGTTGTTCATGCTATATGTTATGGTCCTCATAAgcgggaaaagtaaacatgcgtTGGCGCGCTAGTTAATGGAGGCATactacaacaaaaagaaacaagccaTTTGCATCAGCCGGATGCAGCAGTGGTTTTGGTTTCATGTTAGAATAAGCATACATTTCGGAATTTCATGTCCTTCATTATTGGGTCTGATGATTGCGGTGCACAAATGTGCTTGCGCGCGGTGGGAcctactttctctttctttctttttctaagttttttttttgtatgtgtgtgtgtttgagcgacgctccccccccccccccccccccccccctgtcctgTCGTTTCTTTATAACACTTCACGTCTTTTAAaccttagcaaagaaaaaaaaggataagAAAGGAAGCAAACAGAGACATAGAGATCATTCAAGATCTGAATCCCACTGCGCTGCCTAGTTCAGTTATCAATGTCAGCCAACTTGCCCACCTTTTAGTCATTCTGTAGAAAATATTTCGTTGCGCTCACACTCGGGTGCGAACGCTCAACAGGCGAATTGCGGGTACTTGACAGCGGGTACAAATCCATACGACATCTTCGCTCTTCTAACACTTCTTACGTTTCTTTGCAGCATTCCAAACAGTCCGTCATAGGTTCCGTTCGGGAACTTGAAGCCATGGGCGTTGCCTAGCGTGATGTTGTACCTACCGAACcggaaaaaaagataataatcaGGCTTTAGTTAATCATCCAACTATGAACTCGTTTAGTGAAACCGCAGGAGGCCCTCACGGCAGAAATCGCGCTCTTTTCAAGAAGAAATTTTTTTGCAATGTCCACAACTTGCCTTCGTCTGACAGAATATTGACTGTTCTGGGCTCCGATGTACATGCACACATCGCCCTCTACA
Coding sequences within:
- the LOC126540933 gene encoding glutamate receptor U1-like — encoded protein: MSQDQTAASTISVQAPPYNVFTEVNGRLDQTGIAGGFQSTVLQSMNPDYYLFFRFGRYNITLGNAHGFKFPNGTYDGLFGMLQRNEVDTLFFPYPLNELVMADFHAVPVFRYDPVCILSGVRRLYVDDDFAIATTFEPRVWLAILVAWIITTMVTTLLYSFQPSLAGRRSRKTFTSQLFSYLQVLLMEGTTMDLRRVSVRLVFLGWSLASVLLGNLVNGSVKGSLVVQTPAARIDSVADVMRLRSPPTPYTLKTGFLEKALEESPRAEFRAMHALMVRQGGFLVNYMDMVSPRTFDALMAGTGVQISTEVAIVEHYRAACSSPGRRFHIAREPILEMKLTWYSSRSLPTCFLRQMELRTMWLTESGLPFYRRERFLSKIRSCVLREGSARSKVQEHAALSLRDVKAAFYISLALVAAALVAFVGEVLTARRH